One window of the Hippocampus zosterae strain Florida chromosome 8, ASM2543408v3, whole genome shotgun sequence genome contains the following:
- the cfap144 gene encoding protein FAM183A has product MEAKEKDVVHQDAIHVEMIRKEQRQQRLYVEFSINPHRKLHILPDKPMSRKPQEAIPENSDFLEAFHKARQVPTKKYPMPLTESQEIGWLSTDLIPTNRKDNRFNFFRHSSDITEHQESVLRFSK; this is encoded by the exons ATGGAGGCAAAGGAAAAAGATGTGGTTCATCAGGATGCAATTCACGTTGAGATGATACGGAAAGAGCAAAGACAACAAAGACTCTACGTTGAGTTTAGCATCAACCCACACAGGAAGT TACACATCCTACCAGACAAACCCATGAGCAGAAAACCACAAGAAGCGATTCCAGAAAACT CCGACTTCCTCGAAGCATTCCACAAAGCTCGCCAGGTGCCCACTAAGAAATATCCCATGCCACTGACTGAAAGTCAGGAGATCGGGTGGTTGTCGACAGACCTG ATTCCAACAAATCGCAAAGACAACAGATTCAATTTCTTCCGACACAGCTCAGACATCACCGAGCACCAAGAGTCTGTTTTgcgcttttcaaaataa